cATAGATCCGTCACTCACTGATGATGCTTCACTTCCTGATTTGTAACATGAGTAAAAGATCAACAACTTTATTAACTTTCTGCAGCATTTTACTTTGTAATGTCATTCACTCTTGTTCCTCAGCAAGACACATATGTTTGCTACAACAAACCATTTGTAGGGAGTTGAAAAGTGGTGTGGGGTTTAACAATTGGAGTTTGTACGTGAAAATACAAATGTTATGTGAGTAGGGTATCGATAGAAAATAGCTTATTTTCACTTAATTATCTTGATAACGAAAATTAAACACACAATATGAAGTTTGACTATTATAAAGAAGAGATTCACAAAATAAGAAACAAATTCTTCAACCAACAGTGTTCGCAATTTCCAGAAATTATTCATCTCAATGAGacaattatattaattaacCAAAATACAAAGAAATTAGAATGGTCTTGCACGGAATTTAAGGGAAGTTGCAAGGGTGCTTCTGATATTATAAGTCCAAACAAAGACAAAAACAataacaagaaaaccaaaaagccCCCAGTAGTAATCAGCAATCATTCTCCTACTTCGacccaaacccaaaaaaacGTGAAACATTATTGTATTGAGGTCCAAGCAGTTGATTCTGTTCGTGACCAGAAATACCAAATGACCTCTTGTGTTTCTGCTAGCTCATCCACCCTGCAAATATAGCTGTATCTATCTTCTATCAAAAACCCATCAAATTATTGATTGCTCTCTTATTCCCAGACTCAAAAATCTCAGGTACCTTCTCTTCAAACCCACAAAAGttcttatcttttcttcaATTCCTAAGTCAATCGATTTCAATTCAGGGTATAGGGTTAGATTTGCAGTACTTGAATTAAATACATGTCGTTTTCTGCAGCTGAGAATTGCTGAGCAAAATTGAGTTGCTCTGGTGTTTCTGAATTTCTAGTGAATCCTAGTTTCTGGAATTGAATTCGGTAAGGGTTTTTGCTGGTTATAGAAAAGTTTGGTTTTTTATGGTTCGATTATGAATAAAGTTTTGGTCTTTATATGTGTATGAGTTGGGTTAATATGGTTGTGATATGGGTTGGTTTTGTTGTTTATAGGGGAGCTCTGTGATTAGTTCAGGTCGGCATTGTAGAATTGATGTGAGTTTTGAAGCTTGAGTTATTGAGAGTTGTGGTGTATAGTGGGGTGCATTTTGGGTTGGGAAGTGTGTGGCTGTAGCTTGGAGTCTTGAATATGTACCGGACTGTGGCTACAGCTACAACTGCAACTCGAGGTGGATCTCCTACGGATAGTGGGGATTCTGTGGTGAGTTTGGATCAAGTGCCGCGGTGGAGCAACTCGGAGCATCGGTCCTCTTTGGAATATGACAATGAAGATCCCACCTTTTCGAATTCGTACTTCCCTGATCCTTTAACTGCTCAGTCAGGGGCTGATAGTGGTCTCAATGCGATTATTTCGAGGTTTCCTGTTGATCATGAGATTAATTCGAAGATATATTTGTGGAGGGGGAACCCTTGGAATCTTGAAGTTGATGCTGTAGTGAACTCTACAAATGAGGTGAGTACTCAACAATTCTATAGTGATAAGTTCCTGATATAACCATGCTCTGGGAAAATGAGAACATCAGGGTATTTGTATGGGGTTGTGTATTGGTTTAACTAAGAACCTACTTTAAGGCTCTAAGAGGTTTTCAGTTGGTCTTGAGTCTTTGACAGTATTTGAAGATTTTACGTAAACATATTCCTGAACTGTGGGTGCTTTCTTAAAGTTAATGATTTGTCAGTAAGCTACTTAAATTTTCTCCTTGAGCCTACTGGAGGATTAGACCATGGGCCTTATCCATGTTGTTAGTCTGTTAGAAGATTCTCGTTTTCAGATCAGTCACCTTTGAGCCCTAAGTTCATCAATCACATCTGGTTTGGGCAACCAATGGACGTGTGTGGCTAATGAATGGTACTATCCTAACATGCTTTCACTTCGATCATTTGCAGAACATGGATGAAGCACACTGCAGCCCTGGCTTGCATGCTGCGGCTGGACCTGGTCTTGCAGAAGAATGTGCAGCATTGGTAGGCTACTTCTTAGTCAAATTTAGCTATAGTAGTTTACATCTGGTTGCACTGCTGTCTTCAGTCTTCAGACGTTGATCACAAGATCCTTGATGTTTGAATATAATGTAAATAGAGATTCTTGTTTAGATTGAAAATGTTGAATAGGATACAACATGTGATATTTATGACACAGACTATGTATCATTACTCTAAAGCCTTCTCGTTATATTGTGATTGTTTTATATTAAGAATCAACTAATTTCAACCTTTCTTCCTGGATAGGGTGGATGCCGAACAGGGATGGCAAAGGTTACTAAAGCATATGACCTTCCAGCTAGGTATTGGCATTTTACACGTATATGACAGAAGAAAGTTGACTTTACGTTGCATTTTAACAAAGCTCAAATCTGTTTAGTAGTATTTTAAAAATCTCATTTAGCACCTAAGCACTCTTCATGTCTGAACATTTGATTCACAAGTCATTACTGGTTTATAGGAAATGCTAACAGAGGGATAATCTTTTATTAACTTCATTACTCGAGGTTCTGTGAACTTCTATTGGCGTCCAAGTAGGCTgttaggatttttttttcaggattACTTGAGTATGTTCCCGTGACTCATGGTTACTAGTGAGCTAGCCTAATGTAGGTGTTGCATATGAGTATTCTTAGCTTTACGCTTCATATTAGCATTTTGTTCTGTACATGCAGTTTGTTTTCTTGCATTGTTGTTGCACACAAGATTCTTGGGTAATAAAATAtgctttttccttttataattAGGAGGGTTATCCATACTGTTGGTCCCAAGTATGCTGTGAAGTACCACACTGCTGCAGAAAATGCTCTGAGCCACTGCTACCGTTCTTGTCTTGAACTCCTCATTGAAAATGGGTTGCAAAGGTAAGCCGCTATAGCTTACCTTAGAGTTTACATCTATTCAGCTCTTTCTTATGATTTATCAACTGTTTTCCCCTTACAAAGTCACTCTGCTTGGCAAATATATTTGCAGCATTGCAATGGGCTGTATATATACGGAGGCTAAGAACTATCCTCGTGAGCCAGCTGCTCATGTCGCTATCAGTGAGTTTGTTTCTTATATTCATCTACATTAAGTTATTCATAGTGATATTGACAAGAAGTGCCACTGGTGTTTGAGCAACTATGCTGAATTACTAAATTATCTATTCATGCATGTATAGCCATGTTTTAGTTGTTCTCGAATAACTATTTCTCAAGATTGCATTTCTTTTATTCTCTCTATCCAGCTCATCTATTGTCTGCTTTCGTTCAGGGACTGTGCGACGGTTTCTCGAGAAACAGAAGGATAAAATCGCAGCTGTTGTCTTTTGTACTACCACATCAACTGATACAGAAATCTACAAAAGGTGATTCGTCTTTCAAGGAAATTTAACTTATTTGTCATGTATAATTTTACTGTCAGAATTTGAGAGCTCattttctctccttctcttttataaGTGTAGATTGCTTCCGCTTTACTTTCCTCGCGATAGACTTGAAGAGGAGGTTGCCATGTCAAAACTTCCTGCAGATGTAGGCGATGAAAATGGTGAGACGATTATAGATGAGCGAAAAATCAGGATAAAGCCTTTGCCCAAAAAAGCTATTGCAAGGCCACCAAGAGCTCCGGTTGATCTTCCTGTTAGTGATGCAGGCTTGGTACGGAGGTAAGTTAATTAAAAGTAGCATACAttacaaatgaaaatgtaaagcACTTCGTGAGTAATATAACAAACATTTACTGCAAATTACCAGTGATGAAGTCCATGCATTTTATATCAATGCTCATAGATTCTGTGAACTTGGTTCTCTGTTTTATGAATCTCAGTGGTTCATTTTGCTAGACCTTGAACTGTTGTTATACAGGAACTCATCACATTTGGATTCATTTCTGGATCCGGCTTTTATGTCTTTAATAAAAGATCCGGACCAGAGACGTAGGGAACAATGGGAAAAAACTGCTCAAGCCCAAGGTGGATGGAATTGTGCCAAAATGCTTGGGTTTGGTGAGCTTGGTGGACCTCCACTGTCTGCTGCAGAAGAATACTCGCTTCATTCAAGATACCTTGCTAAAGCAAACTCTCTCAATCTTTCAGAAATTTCAGAAATGAAAATTGTGTATGCTTTTATATCTCTGATCTTCAGTGGCAATTGTGGAGTCTTTAATTTATAGAATTTTACACCTGTCATTCTGTCAACTTACTAATTTATGAAAAAGAAGTTTGGATGTGAGTCTTCGGGGCagttaatattgaattgcCTCTCTATATGTCAGCTACCGAGGTGGAGTTGACAGCGAAGGTCGTCCTGTAATGGTAGTTGTGGGCGCACATTTTCTGCTGCGATGTCTTGATCTAGAACGATTTGTGCATTATGTTGTCAAGGTAGCAAAGCATCAAAGTTCATGTTGATCTACAGATGTCGCTAAGCAATTGtttgaaaaaaagagagttAATAGATGCATGATTTTTTCCCTTCTCTATTGATTTACAGGAGTTTGAGCCCATAATACAGAAGCCATATACTATCGTGTACTTCCACTCTGCAGCATCTCTACAGCTGTAAGTTCCTCAATCCTCATAGTTTAGTTTCGGAAAAATGCAAAACATATATGTTTATGAAATAGCTTATATGTTTATTGTAAGCTTTTCAGTAAATGATTCAGTTTTACTTTTCTAAATGTATGCAGTCAGCCAGACTTGGGGTGGATGAGAAGATTACAACAAATACTTGGTCGTAAACACCAACGTAATCTGCATGTAGGTTCCGCTAACTTTCCATCTACTTGGGCCAATATTTATCTACCATCCACATCTCTGATCCTTGTTTCCTTTACATAGGCAATATATGTCCTCCACCCTACTTTCGGGCTTAAGGCGGCTCTGTTTGCTATGCAATTGTTTGTGGACAATGTGGTATGTCTAGTTTCATTTGTGTATGCTCGGTTACTAAAACTTCAGTGCCACTTAAAAATGCATTGTAAGTGAAATGGTATTTAACACTTGTTTCTAGGTCTGGAAGAAAGTGGTATATGTGGATAGGTTACTGCAGCTCTTCAGATATGTACCTCGTGAGCAGTTGACCATCCCCGACTTTGTTTTCCAGTTgagttttctctttctttcatCTATACAATAGGGTCTTTTAGAAGTCTTAACTATGATTCTGATGATTTATACGACCATGATAATGTAGGCACGATTTGGAAGTGAATGGTGGGAAGGGTCTAATCGTGGATCCAAGAACAAAGTATGTGTATCATCGTCCATAGTACCACAAATACAATTCC
This is a stretch of genomic DNA from Argentina anserina chromosome 4, drPotAnse1.1, whole genome shotgun sequence. It encodes these proteins:
- the LOC126792020 gene encoding uncharacterized protein LOC126792020 isoform X1 is translated as MYRTVATATTATRGGSPTDSGDSVVSLDQVPRWSNSEHRSSLEYDNEDPTFSNSYFPDPLTAQSGADSGLNAIISRFPVDHEINSKIYLWRGNPWNLEVDAVVNSTNENMDEAHCSPGLHAAAGPGLAEECAALGGCRTGMAKVTKAYDLPARRVIHTVGPKYAVKYHTAAENALSHCYRSCLELLIENGLQSIAMGCIYTEAKNYPREPAAHVAIRTVRRFLEKQKDKIAAVVFCTTTSTDTEIYKRLLPLYFPRDRLEEEVAMSKLPADVGDENGETIIDERKIRIKPLPKKAIARPPRAPVDLPVSDAGLVRRNSSHLDSFLDPAFMSLIKDPDQRRREQWEKTAQAQGGWNCAKMLGFGELGGPPLSAAEEYSLHSRYLAKANSLNLSEISEMKIVYRGGVDSEGRPVMVVVGAHFLLRCLDLERFVHYVVKEFEPIIQKPYTIVYFHSAASLQLQPDLGWMRRLQQILGRKHQRNLHAIYVLHPTFGLKAALFAMQLFVDNVVWKKVVYVDRLLQLFRYVPREQLTIPDFVFQHDLEVNGGKGLIVDPRTKYVYHRP
- the LOC126792020 gene encoding uncharacterized protein LOC126792020 isoform X2, which codes for MYRTVATATTATRGGSPTDSGDSVVSLDQVPRWSNSEHRSSLEYDNEDPTFSNSYFPDPLTAQSGADSGLNAIISRFPVDHEINSKIYLWRGNPWNLEVDAVVNSTNENMDEAHCSPGLHAAAGPGLAEECAALGGCRTGMAKVTKAYDLPARRVIHTVGPKYAVKYHTAAENALSHCYRSCLELLIENGLQSIAMGCIYTEAKNYPREPAAHVAIRTVRRFLEKQKDKIAAVVFCTTTSTDTEIYKRLLPLYFPRDRLEEEVAMSKLPADVGDENGETIIDERKIRIKPLPKKAIARPPRAPVDLPVSDAGLVRRNSSHLDSFLDPAFMSLIKDPDQRRREQWEKTAQAQGGWNCAKMLGFGELGGPPLSAAEEYSLHSRYLAKANSLNLSEISEMKIVYRGGVDSEGRPVMVVVGAHFLLRCLDLERFVHYVVKEFEPIIQKPYTIVYFHSAASLQLQPDLGWMRRLQQILGRKHQRNLHAIYVLHPTFGLKAALFAMQLFVDNVKVVYVDRLLQLFRYVPREQLTIPDFVFQHDLEVNGGKGLIVDPRTKYVYHRP